CCATCGCTCTCTCCTCACGTCTCGACGGGCGTGTCGCCGCGCCCGCCCCACTCGGTCCAGGAGCCGTCGTACACGGGAACGTCCCGGCGGTCCAGCACATGAAGTCCCAGCGCCAGCACGGCCGCGCTCACGCCCGAGCCGCAGGTGGTGACCACCGGCCTGGCGAGATCGAGCCCCGCCTTCTCGAAGGCGCCGCGCAGCGCCGCCGCGTCGAGCAGCGTGCCGTCCCCCCGGCAGAGCCGCTCGTAGGGCAGGTTCAGGCTGCCCGGCATGTGGCCGCCCCGCACCCCCGGGCGCGGCTCGGGCTCGGCGCCGACGAAGCGGCCAGGGGAGCGGGCGTCGAGCACCTGCTCGCGGCGGCCCCCGAGGTTGGCGCGCATCCGGTCGAGGTCGCGGACCAGCTCGGGGCGGAAGCGCGCGGTGAAGCGGCGGGGCGCCG
The Candidatus Methylomirabilota bacterium genome window above contains:
- the sseA gene encoding 3-mercaptopyruvate sulfurtransferase, coding for MTAALESLVSTDWLAAHLGDPDLRVVDATWYLPHLKRDARAEFVQAHVPGAVFFDIDAIADRKTTLPHMLPSTEEFARAMGALGIGDDDRVVVYGGRTFIASARGWWTFRVFGHDNVAVLDGGLPKWRAEGRPLESGMPAPAPRRFTARFRPELVRDLDRMRANLGGRREQVLDARSPGRFVGAEPEPRPGVRGGHMPGSLNLPYERLCRGDGTLLDAAALRGAFEKAGLDLARPVVTTCGSGVSAAVLALGLHVLDRRDVPVYDGSWTEWGGRGDTPVET